One Yoonia sp. BS5-3 genomic window carries:
- the ptsP gene encoding phosphoenolpyruvate--protein phosphotransferase has translation MPDRFESESRKLLGRLREVLAADNEGQARLDSVVNLIADQMGTEVCSIYLFRDAETLELCATMGLEASAVHQTRMRLGEGLVGRTAKNRSVINTPDAPAEKGFRYMPETGEERYSSFCGVPIQRLGDVLGVLVVQSKEAREYTPDEVYALEIVAMVIAEMTELGAFVGEGAALSARHQQPVLLRGSVAQEGASEGEVFLHEPRVVVTNPISDDPAQEHTRLVSAIDELRKAVDNMLVGARTVDPEQAQVLEAYRMFANSSSWLRRMKADIENGLSAEAAVEKEQSLARARLSKSADPYLRERLHDLDDLSNRLLRILTGQGADVRADMPDHPILIARNIGPGELLEYGKKIKGIVLEEGSVGSHATIVARAWAIPLIINAKGVTREALNGDTILVDGEQGIAHLRPDDTVHSAFRDKIAMQTRAQERYASIRDLPAETKCGQVIALQMNAGLIADLPSLAGSGAEGVGLFRTELQFLIRNQMPRRAELSALYTRVLNAAQGQRVAFRTLDIGSDKVLPYMKPNDEPNPAMGWRAIRVGLDKPGVLRMQLQALLRAANGQPLAVMFPFITQISEFRAARAEMDKAIARETKLGHPLPEKLEVGAMLETPSLGFAPDAFFEEVDFISIGGNDLKQFFFAADRENERVRKRYDTLDVSFLSFIKQVIQRCEASNTPLSFCGEDAGRPVEALCFAALGLRTLSMRPASIGPVKHLLRRIDLNDVRAVMDDAIAKGEQSVRRAVADWLVYQV, from the coding sequence ATGCCAGATCGGTTTGAAAGCGAAAGCCGCAAGCTTCTTGGACGCTTGCGCGAGGTCCTTGCGGCTGACAACGAAGGTCAGGCCCGGCTAGACAGTGTTGTCAATCTGATCGCAGATCAGATGGGAACCGAGGTTTGTTCGATCTACCTGTTTCGGGATGCCGAAACACTTGAACTCTGCGCAACCATGGGGCTTGAGGCCTCAGCCGTTCACCAGACCCGCATGCGTCTTGGTGAAGGTCTGGTCGGGCGAACGGCCAAGAACAGATCGGTCATCAACACCCCCGACGCCCCCGCTGAAAAGGGCTTTCGATACATGCCCGAAACCGGCGAGGAACGGTATTCATCATTCTGCGGTGTGCCGATCCAACGCTTGGGCGATGTGCTGGGCGTGCTGGTGGTGCAATCCAAAGAGGCACGGGAATACACGCCCGACGAAGTCTACGCGCTTGAAATCGTTGCGATGGTAATCGCCGAGATGACCGAACTGGGCGCTTTTGTCGGCGAAGGGGCCGCCCTGTCAGCCCGGCATCAGCAACCCGTTTTGCTGCGCGGATCGGTGGCGCAAGAAGGCGCAAGCGAGGGCGAAGTGTTCTTGCACGAGCCGCGCGTTGTGGTGACCAATCCGATCTCGGACGATCCTGCGCAGGAACATACAAGGCTTGTCAGCGCCATTGATGAGCTACGCAAAGCCGTCGACAATATGCTGGTCGGGGCGCGAACGGTCGATCCCGAACAGGCGCAAGTGCTTGAAGCCTACAGGATGTTTGCCAATTCCAGCAGCTGGCTCAGACGGATGAAGGCCGATATTGAAAACGGTCTTTCAGCCGAAGCGGCCGTTGAAAAAGAACAATCATTGGCGCGGGCGCGGCTGTCGAAATCAGCTGATCCTTATTTGCGCGAAAGGCTACATGATCTTGACGATCTGTCAAACCGGCTGCTGCGCATTCTGACCGGGCAAGGGGCAGATGTGCGGGCTGATATGCCCGACCATCCAATCCTGATAGCCCGCAATATCGGACCCGGCGAATTGCTGGAATATGGCAAAAAGATCAAAGGGATCGTGTTAGAGGAAGGCTCGGTCGGTAGCCACGCCACGATCGTCGCACGAGCCTGGGCCATTCCGCTGATTATCAACGCCAAAGGCGTCACGCGTGAGGCATTGAACGGCGATACGATCCTTGTGGATGGCGAACAAGGCATTGCGCATCTGCGGCCCGACGACACCGTGCATTCAGCTTTCCGCGACAAGATCGCGATGCAAACGCGCGCGCAAGAACGCTATGCGTCCATTCGCGACCTGCCTGCCGAAACAAAATGCGGCCAGGTCATTGCATTGCAGATGAACGCGGGCCTGATCGCGGATTTGCCGTCGCTTGCAGGTTCTGGGGCAGAAGGCGTTGGGCTGTTTCGGACCGAATTGCAATTCCTGATCCGCAATCAAATGCCCAGGCGGGCGGAACTTTCGGCGCTCTATACGCGGGTATTGAATGCGGCCCAGGGCCAGCGAGTTGCCTTCCGAACGCTTGATATCGGGTCGGATAAGGTCCTGCCTTACATGAAGCCCAATGATGAACCGAACCCGGCAATGGGATGGCGGGCCATTCGGGTCGGGCTGGATAAGCCCGGCGTGTTGCGTATGCAATTGCAGGCATTGCTGCGGGCCGCCAATGGACAGCCCTTGGCGGTGATGTTCCCCTTCATCACGCAGATCAGCGAATTTCGGGCCGCACGGGCCGAGATGGACAAGGCCATCGCGCGAGAAACAAAGCTTGGGCACCCGCTACCTGAAAAGCTTGAGGTTGGCGCGATGCTTGAAACGCCCTCGCTCGGCTTCGCACCGGATGCGTTTTTTGAAGAGGTCGATTTCATTTCTATCGGCGGCAATGACCTCAAGCAGTTCTTCTTTGCTGCAGACCGTGAAAATGAACGGGTGCGCAAACGCTACGACACGCTGGATGTCAGCTTTCTGTCCTTCATCAAACAGGTGATCCAGCGGTGCGAAGCATCAAATACGCCGCTGTCTTTCTGCGGCGAGGATGCAGGCCGCCCTGTCGAAGCCTTGTGTTTCGCCGCGCTCGGGCTGCGCACATTATCGATGCGCCCGGCCTCAATCGGGCCGGTAAAGCACCTGTTGCGGCGGATTGATCTGAACGATGTGCGCGCGGTTATGGATGATGCGATAGCCAAAGGCGAACAATCCGTCCGGCGCGCTGTGGCCGACTGGCTTGTCTATCAGGTCTGA
- a CDS encoding SDR family NAD(P)-dependent oxidoreductase produces the protein MTILITGASRGIGKALFDGYRTQGANMIGTHRQADDGAMRQLDVTDPGSHRDLAHRLGDTALDLLVCNAGVYLDKGEALEDGFPAGMWADSFATNVTGVFLTIQHLLPALRRSPNSKIAIISSQMASHTRAPGGSYIYRASKAAVLNLGRNLATDLEPEGISVGIYHPGWVKTDMGGATAAITVDEAKTGLMARFEALSLSSTGCFETWDGTTHAY, from the coding sequence ATGACCATCTTGATCACAGGGGCCAGTCGGGGCATCGGCAAAGCGCTTTTTGACGGCTATCGCACGCAGGGCGCAAATATGATTGGCACCCATCGACAGGCTGATGATGGCGCGATGCGGCAGCTTGATGTGACCGACCCCGGATCACATCGGGACCTGGCCCACAGGTTGGGGGACACCGCGCTTGACCTGCTGGTGTGCAACGCCGGGGTCTATCTGGACAAGGGCGAGGCGCTTGAGGATGGCTTTCCTGCCGGTATGTGGGCGGACAGTTTTGCAACCAATGTGACGGGCGTCTTTTTGACGATCCAACATCTTCTGCCCGCTTTGCGCCGGTCGCCGAACAGCAAAATCGCCATCATTTCATCGCAAATGGCCTCACACACCCGTGCGCCGGGCGGCAGCTACATTTACCGGGCCAGCAAGGCTGCTGTCTTGAACCTTGGGCGCAATCTGGCCACCGATCTGGAACCTGAGGGGATCAGCGTCGGCATTTATCACCCCGGTTGGGTGAAAACCGATATGGGCGGGGCGACCGCGGCGATCACCGTTGATGAGGCGAAGACCGGGTTGATGGCCCGGTTTGAAGCGCTATCGCTAAGCAGCACCGGCTGTTTTGAAACATGGGATGGGACCACGCACGCCTACTAG
- a CDS encoding N-acetyltransferase: MQQTQIHLAPETPDDWWEVEALYDLCFAPGRSALSSYRLREGVDPIAPLCMTARDKDGVLAGAVRNWPVRVGQDVTILLGPIAVHPTRQGEGVAGLLIRACLAQARTDGWERIMLVGDAPYYRRFGFQQLPAVRMPPPTNPERVLGLALCEGAWEGVSGLVEPARD; encoded by the coding sequence ATGCAACAAACCCAGATTCATCTGGCCCCCGAGACCCCTGATGACTGGTGGGAGGTCGAAGCGCTTTATGATTTATGCTTTGCGCCGGGCCGTTCTGCCTTATCATCGTATCGGCTGCGTGAAGGCGTTGATCCGATCGCGCCGCTTTGTATGACGGCCCGGGATAAGGATGGGGTTTTGGCAGGCGCTGTGCGCAATTGGCCGGTTCGGGTCGGGCAAGATGTGACCATCCTGCTGGGCCCCATTGCGGTGCATCCCACGCGCCAGGGCGAGGGTGTGGCCGGTTTGCTGATCCGGGCCTGCCTGGCGCAAGCCCGCACCGATGGGTGGGAACGGATCATGCTGGTTGGGGATGCGCCGTATTATCGCCGGTTCGGTTTTCAGCAACTGCCCGCTGTCCGGATGCCGCCGCCGACCAACCCTGAGCGGGTGCTGGGCCTTGCCCTGTGCGAAGGCGCGTGGGAGGGTGTAAGCGGGCTTGTGGAACCGGCCCGCGATTGA
- a CDS encoding aspartate kinase — MPTLVMKFGGTSVANLDRIARAAKRVAREVANGYDVIVIVSAMSGKTNELEGWVKETSPLYDAREYDAIVSSGENVTAGLMALRLQEMEIPARSWQGWQVPLKTNDAHASARIEEIPTDNINAKFGEGMKVAVVAGFQGISPDGRITTLGRGGSDTTAVAFAAAFGAERCDIYTDVDGVYTTDPRIASKARKLDKIAFEEMLELASLGAKVLQTRSVELAMRYKVRLRVLSSFEEPSDSAGTLVCDEEEIMESNVVAGVAYSRDEAKMTLISVADRPGIAAAIFGPLAEAGVNVDMIVQNISEEGRTDMTFSCPVDQTLRASKAMEEAKAAGEINFHDLIADEGVAKVSVVGIGMRSHAGVAAQMFKALHDEGINIKVITTSEIKISVLIDRKYMELAVQALHDAFELEKAA, encoded by the coding sequence ATGCCAACGCTTGTTATGAAATTCGGCGGAACATCTGTCGCCAATCTGGACAGGATCGCCCGCGCCGCCAAACGGGTCGCACGCGAGGTGGCCAATGGCTATGACGTGATCGTCATTGTCTCGGCGATGTCCGGCAAAACAAATGAGCTGGAAGGCTGGGTCAAGGAAACCTCCCCCCTTTATGACGCCCGCGAATATGATGCGATCGTCTCATCGGGTGAAAACGTCACCGCGGGGCTGATGGCGCTGCGGCTGCAGGAAATGGAAATTCCGGCCCGCAGTTGGCAAGGTTGGCAGGTGCCGCTGAAAACAAACGATGCGCATGCGAGCGCGCGGATCGAAGAAATCCCAACAGACAATATCAACGCAAAATTTGGCGAAGGAATGAAAGTCGCCGTTGTGGCCGGGTTCCAGGGGATCAGCCCCGACGGACGGATCACAACACTGGGCCGTGGGGGCTCTGACACCACAGCAGTTGCCTTTGCGGCCGCTTTCGGGGCCGAACGCTGTGATATCTACACCGATGTCGACGGGGTCTACACGACTGATCCGCGCATCGCGAGCAAAGCACGCAAACTGGACAAGATCGCATTTGAAGAAATGCTTGAACTGGCTTCGCTTGGTGCGAAAGTCCTGCAAACCCGATCCGTCGAACTGGCCATGCGCTACAAAGTACGCCTGCGGGTCCTGTCATCATTCGAAGAACCGTCGGACAGCGCCGGAACGCTGGTCTGCGACGAGGAGGAAATCATGGAATCAAATGTTGTTGCCGGCGTCGCCTATTCCCGGGACGAAGCAAAGATGACGCTGATTTCGGTCGCCGACCGGCCCGGGATCGCCGCCGCGATCTTTGGGCCCTTGGCCGAGGCCGGGGTGAATGTCGATATGATCGTGCAAAACATCTCGGAAGAGGGGCGGACGGATATGACGTTCTCTTGCCCCGTTGATCAGACTTTGCGCGCCTCCAAAGCCATGGAAGAGGCGAAAGCAGCGGGCGAGATCAACTTTCATGATCTGATCGCCGATGAAGGGGTCGCCAAGGTTTCCGTCGTGGGAATCGGGATGCGCAGTCATGCGGGTGTCGCAGCGCAAATGTTTAAGGCACTCCACGATGAGGGGATTAATATTAAGGTCATTACAACCTCAGAGATAAAAATTTCCGTCCTGATTGACAGAAAATACATGGAACTTGCCGTCCAAGCCCTGCATGATGCTTTCGAATTGGAAAAGGCGGCCTGA
- a CDS encoding SulP family inorganic anion transporter has product MARALLASFADSLSLSDPNAPLTPGQLRIDLLSGLTVALALVPEAVAFAFVAGVEPLVGLYAAFIVGLITAVFGGRPGMISGATGALAVVMVSLVSQHGVEYLFATVVLMGLIQIFVGIMRWGKFIRLVPHPVMLGFVNGLAIVIFLAQLGQFQVPGTSHGGGHGVASGEWLSGAPLYLMLGLVALTMLIIWLMPRITNVIPAPLAGIAIVAAIVIGFGLDVPLVGDLASIEGGLPPFHVPMVPLTWDTFEIILPYALILAAIGLIESLLTLNLVGEMTGKRGGASQECLAQGAANTVTGFFGGMGGCAMIGQSMINVKSGGRTRVAGIAAALFLLGFILFASSLIEQIPLAALVGVMFMVVIGTFAWNSLTILRKVPRTDAFVTILVTIVTVATDLATAVVVGVIVSALAYAWNNATRIHAKTYETPEGAKVYKIQGPLFFGSSDGFTELFQLEKDPQLVIVDFDDSRVVDQSALQAIEAVAMKYEQAGKRIQLRHLTPDCHQLLSKAGHLIVDSDDDPDYALAVDYSVKTGIIGGH; this is encoded by the coding sequence ATGGCCCGCGCTCTTTTAGCGAGTTTCGCAGATAGTCTTTCGCTTAGTGACCCGAACGCCCCGTTGACCCCTGGCCAGCTGCGCATTGATTTGCTGTCTGGCCTGACGGTTGCCCTGGCACTGGTTCCTGAGGCTGTGGCATTTGCCTTTGTTGCCGGGGTAGAGCCTTTGGTTGGTCTTTACGCTGCTTTTATCGTCGGATTGATTACGGCTGTCTTTGGCGGTCGTCCTGGTATGATTTCGGGTGCGACTGGCGCGCTTGCGGTGGTTATGGTCAGCCTCGTGTCCCAACACGGGGTTGAGTATCTGTTTGCGACCGTTGTTTTGATGGGCCTGATCCAGATTTTTGTCGGCATAATGCGCTGGGGGAAGTTCATTCGGCTGGTCCCGCATCCTGTGATGCTGGGCTTTGTGAATGGTCTGGCCATCGTGATTTTCCTGGCGCAGCTCGGTCAGTTTCAGGTACCCGGCACGTCTCATGGCGGCGGCCATGGTGTGGCGAGCGGTGAGTGGCTTTCGGGCGCGCCGCTATATCTGATGTTGGGCCTTGTGGCCCTGACGATGTTGATCATCTGGCTGATGCCGCGGATCACAAATGTCATCCCAGCGCCTTTGGCCGGGATTGCGATTGTAGCAGCGATTGTTATTGGTTTTGGGTTGGATGTGCCGCTAGTCGGCGATTTGGCCAGTATTGAGGGTGGTCTGCCCCCTTTCCACGTACCAATGGTGCCACTGACCTGGGACACGTTTGAGATCATCTTGCCTTATGCGCTGATCCTGGCCGCCATCGGTCTGATCGAAAGTCTTCTGACCCTGAACCTTGTTGGTGAAATGACTGGCAAGCGCGGCGGTGCAAGTCAGGAATGCCTCGCCCAGGGCGCAGCAAACACTGTGACCGGCTTTTTCGGCGGGATGGGCGGCTGTGCGATGATTGGGCAATCCATGATCAACGTTAAGTCCGGGGGCCGGACACGGGTCGCCGGTATTGCCGCTGCCCTGTTCCTGCTGGGTTTCATCCTATTTGCCAGCAGCCTGATTGAGCAAATTCCGCTGGCTGCTTTGGTCGGTGTGATGTTCATGGTTGTGATTGGCACATTTGCCTGGAACTCATTGACGATCCTGCGCAAGGTGCCCCGCACAGATGCCTTTGTGACTATCTTGGTGACCATTGTGACCGTGGCGACAGATTTGGCCACAGCCGTTGTGGTGGGTGTGATTGTTTCGGCCCTCGCCTATGCCTGGAACAACGCGACGCGTATTCATGCCAAGACCTATGAAACCCCTGAAGGTGCCAAAGTTTATAAGATTCAAGGGCCGCTTTTCTTTGGCTCATCGGATGGATTTACCGAGCTGTTCCAGTTGGAGAAGGACCCGCAGCTTGTCATCGTCGATTTTGATGACAGCCGCGTTGTTGATCAATCGGCCTTACAGGCGATTGAGGCAGTCGCGATGAAATATGAGCAAGCGGGCAAGCGTATTCAATTGCGTCATCTGACACCGGATTGCCATCAGCTGCTTTCAAAGGCCGGTCACTTGATTGTCGATAGTGACGATGATCCTGATTATGCTCTGGCGGTCGATTACAGCGTGAAGACCGGCATTATCGGCGGGCATTAA
- a CDS encoding EcsC family protein, with translation MSDADILMKEINPANPPEPLSTAARSEIADLAERQRKANGLLMQAVNFVGGQLEDTLKMLPSASRARVDDVVRAALQQSYDLASKSRGGVWQTIGSDRMHRLIGTVSGAVGGFGGLPTAIAELPVATTVIFRAVHHVAVEHGEDPDAVETRMQCLAVFGTGGPTDADDGVDISFIGARLGISGAAVNGLISKVAPKFAAVLSQKLASQAVPILGAAAGAGTNYVFVDYYVAMAHVHFGLRRLARIHGDDAVAEEFHRCLAAGRLPQT, from the coding sequence ATGAGCGACGCTGATATTCTGATGAAAGAGATTAACCCCGCAAATCCGCCCGAGCCCCTATCCACGGCGGCCCGGTCCGAAATTGCTGATCTGGCTGAACGTCAACGCAAAGCCAATGGGCTTTTGATGCAGGCTGTAAATTTCGTAGGGGGGCAGCTTGAGGATACGCTAAAAATGCTTCCTTCGGCCAGCCGCGCGCGCGTCGATGACGTAGTCCGCGCAGCGCTGCAGCAAAGCTATGACTTGGCGAGCAAATCACGCGGCGGTGTCTGGCAGACGATAGGCTCGGACCGCATGCATCGTTTGATTGGCACGGTCTCTGGCGCGGTTGGGGGCTTCGGCGGCCTACCTACCGCGATTGCAGAATTGCCCGTTGCCACGACTGTAATTTTCCGGGCCGTGCATCATGTCGCGGTAGAACATGGCGAGGACCCGGATGCGGTAGAGACCCGGATGCAATGTCTTGCCGTTTTTGGCACTGGCGGGCCGACCGATGCCGATGATGGCGTCGATATCTCATTCATCGGTGCCCGGTTGGGGATTTCTGGCGCGGCGGTGAATGGATTGATCAGCAAGGTTGCGCCAAAATTTGCCGCTGTCTTGTCCCAGAAATTGGCCAGCCAGGCCGTTCCTATTCTGGGGGCTGCCGCCGGGGCTGGCACCAATTATGTCTTTGTGGACTACTATGTTGCCATGGCCCATGTGCATTTTGGCTTGCGCCGTTTGGCCCGTATTCATGGCGATGACGCTGTCGCGGAAGAGTTCCACCGCTGCTTGGCCGCGGGGCGCTTGCCTCAGACCTGA
- a CDS encoding flavin reductase family protein, translating into MFYEPKNGHGLPHNPFNAVVTPRPIGWIATRGADGQDNLAPYSFFNAVAYEPPQVMFASTSAKPDRGDTKDSVANIRDTGVFAVNIVEYAARDMMNQTAGPWDRATDEFALASIQKAACSTIDCPRVADAPATLECKLTQVVQLPGAANLVVFGEVTGVHLRDDCLVNGMFDVTRFKPLTRLGYKDYSVIDEAFSLERPGS; encoded by the coding sequence ATGTTCTACGAACCCAAAAATGGGCATGGTTTGCCCCATAATCCGTTTAACGCCGTCGTCACACCGCGCCCGATTGGCTGGATCGCCACGCGCGGGGCAGATGGGCAGGACAATTTGGCGCCTTATTCCTTCTTTAACGCCGTGGCATATGAGCCGCCACAGGTCATGTTCGCATCAACCAGTGCCAAGCCAGACCGCGGCGACACCAAAGACAGCGTTGCCAATATCCGCGACACCGGCGTGTTTGCCGTGAATATCGTGGAATACGCCGCACGGGACATGATGAACCAAACCGCGGGACCATGGGACCGGGCAACGGATGAATTCGCCCTCGCGTCGATCCAAAAGGCCGCGTGCAGCACGATCGACTGCCCGCGCGTTGCAGACGCCCCGGCGACACTGGAATGCAAACTAACACAAGTTGTGCAACTACCGGGTGCGGCCAACCTGGTGGTGTTCGGCGAAGTTACCGGCGTGCATCTGCGCGATGATTGTCTGGTCAACGGCATGTTTGATGTGACGCGCTTCAAGCCGCTGACACGTCTTGGCTACAAGGATTATTCCGTGATCGACGAGGCATTCAGCCTTGAACGCCCCGGCAGCTAG